Proteins encoded together in one Pontiella desulfatans window:
- a CDS encoding 5-formyltetrahydrofolate cyclo-ligase yields MITKHQLRREMTARRKALDPRWVADASGRIVECILSLEAFRVAESVAFYKAIGGEVILEPLFSECWKLRKRTCIPTFNPDLKIYEMAEITAATHFESGHYGIHEPIGVELVSVEEIDLMVVPGVAFDPKGNRLGRGGGYYDRLLDGFPGISVAVAFDFQVFDEIPHTAHDIPVNFVVTETKIVEVQNEH; encoded by the coding sequence TTGATCACAAAACATCAGCTTCGCCGCGAAATGACGGCCCGGCGCAAGGCGCTGGATCCACGCTGGGTGGCGGACGCCAGCGGTCGGATCGTGGAATGCATCCTGTCGCTGGAAGCCTTTAGGGTCGCGGAATCGGTGGCGTTCTACAAGGCCATCGGAGGGGAGGTCATTCTTGAACCGCTTTTTTCCGAATGCTGGAAGCTTCGGAAACGAACCTGTATTCCGACATTTAACCCTGACCTTAAAATCTATGAAATGGCGGAAATTACCGCAGCGACCCATTTTGAAAGCGGCCACTACGGGATCCATGAGCCCATCGGCGTTGAGCTGGTTTCCGTTGAAGAAATCGACCTGATGGTGGTTCCGGGGGTCGCTTTCGACCCGAAAGGTAACCGATTGGGGCGTGGCGGGGGCTACTATGACCGACTGCTCGATGGATTTCCCGGAATTTCCGTGGCGGTGGCCTTCGACTTCCAGGTTTTTGATGAAATTCCGCACACCGCGCACGACATTCCGGTCAACTTCGTGGTTACTGAGACGAAAATAGTCGAAGTTCAAAACGAACATTAG
- a CDS encoding glycoside hydrolase family 10 protein, with the protein MKRFCFLFTGLLAVTALVTVLFVSLRSMQPSLPPVRALWVTRFDYSNPQDVRSIVGNVAEAGFTDLFFQIRGNGTAYYNSKLEPWAYELSGDQVERLGTDPGWDPLQLAIDEAKPHGLRVHAYMNVLPGWKGLKDPPPEARQLWREHPEWFMVDSLGRKMLPTSGWYSFINPVLPEVRQHLRGIVKELCRYEVDGIHLDYIRYPHDYYLVAGQHYPDASEAELHRHADFSYDPASLGALHEAYGADVTKAQITRFRCESVSRVVRDLSYTMQLERPGNCLLTAAVMGDPSEGKHSAYQDSGLWARKGYVDWVVQMNYGTKSFNRHIEAIRNVAGRRSFASSVVVGIYCKNDVDTLVEQVETVKTSGCRGLAVFSYNFLFDGQHRITEKGRQLLPKLRP; encoded by the coding sequence ATGAAGCGGTTTTGCTTTTTATTTACGGGTTTGCTGGCGGTCACTGCCTTGGTGACGGTGCTTTTCGTTTCGCTGAGATCGATGCAGCCAAGCCTTCCGCCGGTGCGCGCCCTGTGGGTTACGCGGTTCGACTACTCGAACCCCCAGGATGTCCGAAGCATTGTCGGGAACGTGGCCGAAGCGGGCTTCACCGATCTGTTTTTCCAGATCCGCGGCAACGGAACCGCCTACTACAACAGCAAGCTTGAACCCTGGGCCTACGAACTATCCGGCGACCAGGTGGAGCGGCTCGGAACCGATCCGGGGTGGGATCCGCTGCAACTGGCCATAGACGAAGCCAAGCCCCATGGATTACGGGTACATGCCTACATGAACGTCCTGCCGGGGTGGAAAGGCTTGAAGGACCCTCCGCCCGAAGCCCGGCAGCTCTGGAGGGAGCATCCCGAGTGGTTCATGGTCGATTCCCTTGGGCGCAAAATGCTCCCGACCTCCGGTTGGTATTCGTTCATCAATCCCGTGTTGCCGGAGGTGCGCCAGCATTTGCGCGGCATCGTGAAGGAGCTTTGCCGGTATGAGGTGGACGGTATCCATCTCGACTACATCCGCTATCCCCATGACTATTATCTTGTTGCCGGCCAGCACTATCCGGACGCCTCCGAAGCGGAGCTTCACCGCCATGCCGACTTTTCCTACGACCCGGCCTCGCTCGGTGCATTGCATGAAGCATATGGCGCCGATGTCACGAAGGCGCAGATCACCCGGTTCCGTTGCGAGTCGGTCTCGCGCGTCGTGCGGGACCTCTCCTACACGATGCAATTGGAACGCCCCGGAAACTGCCTGCTTACGGCGGCCGTCATGGGCGACCCCTCCGAGGGGAAGCATTCCGCCTATCAGGATTCCGGCCTGTGGGCGCGGAAGGGGTATGTGGATTGGGTGGTCCAGATGAACTATGGCACCAAGTCGTTCAACCGCCACATCGAGGCCATCCGGAACGTGGCGGGCAGGAGAAGCTTTGCTTCATCCGTCGTGGTGGGGATCTATTGCAAAAACGACGTGGATACGCTCGTTGAACAGGTCGAAACCGTAAAAACATCCGGCTGCCGCGGCTTGGCGGTCTTTTCCTACAACTTTCTCTTCGATGGGCAGCACCGCATAACCGAAAAAGGCCGGCAACTGCTTCCGAAGCTCCGGCCCTGA
- the pyrH gene encoding UMP kinase: protein MKYKRILLKISGEALQNREKGLNHDPDILSKVAAQFKQMLDMGAEIAVVVGGGNIFRGLAGAGAGTDRTTGDYMGMLATVINSMAIQSALENEGIQTRVMTAISMPAIAEPFIRRKAVRHLEKGRVVIFGAGTGNPYFTTDSAAALRASEIQADVLMKATKVDGIYTADPVTDPSATRFEKISYQDALSRQLKVMDAAAFSLCMENDIPIVVFDFFKENGMVEVFTGEDSGTLVTHG, encoded by the coding sequence ATGAAGTATAAACGTATCCTGTTGAAAATAAGCGGCGAAGCCCTCCAGAACCGGGAGAAGGGCCTTAACCACGATCCGGACATTCTTTCGAAGGTTGCCGCCCAATTTAAACAGATGCTCGACATGGGGGCCGAGATTGCCGTGGTGGTGGGCGGCGGGAACATTTTCCGCGGACTCGCCGGAGCCGGCGCGGGAACCGACCGAACCACCGGCGACTACATGGGCATGCTGGCCACGGTCATCAACTCCATGGCCATTCAAAGCGCACTCGAAAACGAAGGCATACAAACCCGTGTGATGACCGCCATCTCCATGCCGGCCATTGCGGAGCCCTTTATCCGCCGCAAGGCGGTGCGCCACCTCGAAAAAGGGCGCGTTGTGATTTTCGGCGCAGGAACCGGCAACCCCTACTTCACCACCGACAGTGCCGCGGCGCTGCGGGCCTCGGAGATCCAGGCCGACGTTCTAATGAAGGCAACCAAGGTCGATGGCATCTATACCGCCGACCCCGTTACCGACCCAAGCGCCACCCGCTTTGAGAAAATATCCTATCAGGATGCATTGTCCCGCCAGCTCAAGGTGATGGATGCCGCCGCTTTTTCATTGTGCATGGAAAACGACATACCTATTGTGGTGTTTGATTTTTTCAAGGAAAACGGGATGGTCGAGGTGTTCACGGGGGAAGATTCCGGAACATTGGTCACCCACGGTTAA
- a CDS encoding replication-associated recombination protein A: MDLFNGQSEKPKVKAGAGTAPLAARMRPRTLDQIIGQDHILGDKKLLRRAIEADRISSIILYGPPGCGKTTLAEVIAKTTDRRFERTSGVLANVAILRKILEGASHWKKMNGQDTILFIDEIHRFNKSQQDVLLPYVENGDIIMIGATTHNPFFFINTPLNSRSQIFQLQPLSEPSIVKVLERALVAPTGLNGLVTADAEALEHLAAVCEGDARRSLNALEIAALTTPPDDQGMVHLTRHEIEESVQKKAVNYDHDEDEHYDTISAFIKSVRGSDPNAAVYWLAKMLYAGEDPRFIARRLIILASEDIGNADPRGITLAVSAMQAVEFIGMPEARITLSQATTYLACAPKSNAAYLAINQALNDVENGRTLPVPKYLQSGPKPDKGDVKYQYAHNGEGHFVDQEYIPTDKVYYEPSNQGYEDTIRKRIEYWNSLRKKKP, encoded by the coding sequence ATGGATTTATTCAACGGCCAATCCGAAAAACCCAAAGTGAAGGCAGGCGCGGGGACTGCGCCGCTGGCGGCACGCATGCGCCCCAGGACGTTGGACCAAATCATTGGGCAGGACCATATTCTGGGCGACAAAAAACTGCTTCGTCGCGCAATCGAAGCCGATCGCATCAGCAGCATCATCCTGTATGGGCCACCGGGATGCGGCAAAACCACTCTGGCCGAAGTGATTGCAAAAACCACCGACCGCCGCTTCGAACGCACCAGCGGCGTATTGGCCAATGTCGCCATCCTTCGCAAAATCCTGGAAGGCGCCAGCCACTGGAAAAAAATGAATGGGCAGGACACGATCCTGTTCATCGACGAAATCCACCGCTTCAACAAATCGCAACAGGATGTGCTGCTGCCCTATGTCGAAAACGGCGACATCATCATGATCGGCGCCACCACGCACAACCCCTTCTTTTTCATCAACACCCCGCTGAACTCCCGTTCCCAGATCTTCCAGCTGCAACCGCTTTCGGAGCCATCGATTGTCAAGGTGCTCGAACGGGCACTCGTTGCGCCGACCGGTCTCAACGGGTTGGTAACCGCTGACGCGGAAGCCCTCGAACACCTGGCTGCGGTTTGCGAAGGCGATGCACGCCGTTCGCTCAATGCATTGGAGATTGCCGCCCTCACCACGCCACCCGATGACCAAGGCATGGTTCACCTCACCCGCCATGAGATCGAGGAATCCGTCCAGAAAAAGGCCGTCAACTACGACCACGACGAGGACGAGCACTACGACACCATCTCCGCCTTCATCAAAAGCGTCCGCGGCTCCGATCCGAATGCGGCGGTCTACTGGCTGGCCAAAATGCTTTATGCGGGAGAAGATCCGCGGTTTATCGCGCGCCGGCTGATCATCCTTGCATCCGAAGACATCGGCAATGCCGATCCACGCGGCATCACGCTGGCGGTATCCGCCATGCAGGCCGTCGAATTCATCGGCATGCCCGAAGCCCGCATCACCCTGTCGCAAGCCACAACCTATCTCGCTTGCGCCCCGAAGAGCAACGCCGCCTACCTGGCCATCAACCAGGCGCTTAACGATGTGGAAAACGGCCGCACCCTGCCTGTCCCAAAATATCTTCAGAGCGGCCCGAAGCCCGACAAGGGCGATGTGAAATACCAGTATGCCCACAACGGAGAAGGCCACTTCGTCGACCAGGAATATATCCCGACCGACAAGGTCTACTACGAACCGTCCAACCAAGGCTACGAAGACACCATTCGCAAGCGGATTGAATACTGGAACTCGCTGAGAAAGAAAAAGCCTTGA
- the rny gene encoding ribonuclease Y has protein sequence MDFTDYSGYELILSIGFLVLGFFFHAYITKTNAIAASKQSKAILTEAQKEADVIRREAKVQAKDAILRARENSERDLTAQRKDILDLEKRVVEREKTLSSKLDMLNTKEVQLTGRMTEISEHKEKLIGQQQELKKLIAEETSRIEDAAALSKEEARKTIMKRMEDELQAEANGLVRHVQKVAKEDAKKIAREIIATAIQRYAAETVCDLTTSSVSLESDDIKGRIIGKEGRNIKSFESETGVNVLIDETPEVVVLSSYDPIRREVARVALERLVEDGRIHPARIEETVAKVRQEIDETIRHAGETALFGLGLTGVAPELVHTLGKLKFRTSYKQNVLDHSIETAHIMALMATEMGLDAKIAKRIGIFHDIGKAIDHEAEGGHAVLGANLLRKYGEDRIVYNAVGSHHEDMERESVYAVLCDAADALTAARPGARMEATDLYIQRLEKIEEIANQYAGVKSSYAVQAGREIRIMVEPKKFNDHGTSLLAKNIAKQIGNEVKIPGTVRVTVIRETRCVEYAK, from the coding sequence ATGGATTTCACGGATTACAGCGGATATGAGTTGATACTCAGCATCGGCTTTCTGGTGCTCGGATTCTTTTTCCACGCCTACATCACGAAAACGAATGCCATTGCCGCGAGCAAACAGTCCAAAGCCATCTTGACCGAAGCCCAAAAAGAGGCCGATGTTATCCGGCGCGAAGCGAAAGTCCAGGCCAAGGATGCCATCCTACGGGCCCGCGAAAACTCGGAGCGCGACCTGACCGCCCAGCGCAAGGATATCCTGGATCTGGAAAAGCGCGTGGTCGAGCGCGAAAAAACGCTGTCCAGCAAGCTCGACATGCTCAACACCAAGGAAGTGCAGCTGACGGGACGCATGACCGAAATCAGTGAGCACAAGGAAAAACTTATTGGCCAGCAGCAGGAACTCAAAAAGCTGATTGCCGAAGAAACCAGCCGCATCGAGGATGCCGCCGCGCTCTCCAAGGAGGAGGCGCGAAAAACCATCATGAAGCGGATGGAGGACGAATTGCAGGCGGAGGCCAATGGCCTGGTTAGGCACGTACAGAAAGTCGCCAAGGAAGACGCCAAGAAAATCGCCCGCGAAATCATCGCCACCGCCATTCAGCGCTATGCGGCAGAGACCGTCTGCGACCTCACCACCAGCTCCGTATCGCTGGAAAGCGACGACATCAAGGGACGCATCATCGGTAAGGAAGGGCGTAACATTAAGTCGTTCGAATCCGAAACCGGCGTCAACGTGCTGATCGACGAAACCCCCGAGGTGGTCGTGCTGTCGTCATACGATCCCATCCGGCGCGAGGTGGCGCGGGTTGCCTTGGAGCGCTTGGTCGAAGACGGTCGCATCCATCCCGCCCGAATCGAGGAAACCGTGGCCAAGGTACGCCAGGAAATCGACGAAACCATCCGCCACGCCGGCGAGACAGCCCTCTTTGGCCTGGGACTCACCGGGGTTGCCCCGGAATTGGTTCACACCCTGGGCAAGCTCAAGTTCCGCACCAGCTATAAGCAGAACGTGCTCGACCATTCCATCGAAACCGCGCACATCATGGCGCTCATGGCCACCGAAATGGGGCTCGATGCCAAGATCGCCAAGCGCATCGGCATATTCCACGATATCGGAAAAGCAATTGATCATGAAGCGGAAGGCGGCCATGCCGTCTTGGGGGCAAACCTGCTGCGCAAATACGGCGAAGACCGGATTGTCTACAATGCGGTCGGTTCGCACCACGAAGACATGGAACGCGAGAGCGTCTACGCGGTGCTCTGCGATGCCGCCGATGCGCTCACCGCCGCCAGGCCGGGCGCACGGATGGAGGCCACCGACCTGTATATCCAGCGGCTGGAAAAGATCGAGGAAATCGCCAACCAATATGCCGGGGTCAAAAGCAGTTATGCCGTCCAGGCCGGCCGGGAAATCCGCATCATGGTCGAACCGAAAAAATTCAACGACCACGGCACCTCGCTGCTGGCTAAGAACATTGCCAAGCAAATCGGAAACGAAGTCAAGATTCCGGGCACCGTTCGCGTAACGGTCATCCGCGAAACCCGTTGTGTCGAATATGCAAAATAG
- a CDS encoding flavoprotein yields MKPKVLIGITGGIAAYKAADVVSQLVKAHCDVRVVMTEAATKFVAPLTFAALSQQKVLTSIFPDTGSGDLDVIYPHLYPATEADAFAVVPATADTIAKLANGFGDDIVCCSALSLKTNCKRIFCPAMNFQMWEQPVVNENTRKLLRLGWHQVGPEKGRMACGTQGYGRMSAPTVIAQIILNSVF; encoded by the coding sequence ATGAAACCGAAGGTACTCATCGGCATCACCGGAGGTATTGCCGCGTACAAGGCGGCGGATGTCGTCAGCCAATTGGTTAAGGCCCATTGCGATGTTCGTGTTGTGATGACGGAGGCGGCAACCAAATTCGTTGCCCCGCTCACCTTTGCGGCGCTCTCCCAGCAAAAGGTGCTCACATCCATTTTCCCCGACACCGGATCGGGCGACTTGGATGTGATCTATCCCCACCTCTATCCCGCCACCGAAGCCGACGCCTTTGCGGTGGTTCCCGCCACGGCCGACACGATCGCGAAGCTGGCCAATGGGTTTGGCGACGACATCGTATGCTGCAGCGCGCTTTCCCTGAAGACGAACTGCAAGCGGATTTTTTGCCCCGCCATGAACTTCCAGATGTGGGAACAACCGGTCGTAAACGAAAACACCCGCAAGTTGTTGCGGCTGGGCTGGCACCAGGTGGGCCCGGAAAAAGGCCGCATGGCCTGCGGAACCCAGGGCTATGGACGCATGAGCGCGCCGACCGTCATTGCCCAGATCATCCTGAACTCCGTGTTTTAG
- the upp gene encoding uracil phosphoribosyltransferase: MGKVVELKHPLVKHHLASLRNKHTPPHAFRDLVRRLTLLLTYEATAKLPLQPVEVETPIMKTECQELGARVGLVPILRAGLGMSEAVQDLIPQAEVWHLGFYRDEATLQPVEYYQKFSEHPPELALVLDPMLATGGSACEGIEMVKRWGVQHVSMLCVIAAPEGIEKVREAHPDVDIFACAIDDHLNENAYIVPGLGDAGDRIFNTLKR; this comes from the coding sequence ATGGGCAAGGTAGTCGAACTTAAACATCCGCTTGTGAAACACCACTTGGCCTCCTTGCGCAACAAACACACGCCGCCGCATGCCTTCCGCGACCTGGTGCGGCGCCTGACCCTTCTCTTGACCTACGAAGCAACGGCAAAACTTCCGTTGCAACCGGTCGAAGTTGAAACCCCCATCATGAAAACCGAATGCCAGGAACTGGGCGCCCGGGTTGGGCTGGTTCCGATTCTCCGGGCCGGGCTGGGCATGTCGGAGGCGGTGCAGGACTTGATTCCCCAGGCCGAGGTTTGGCATCTGGGCTTCTATCGCGACGAAGCCACCCTGCAACCGGTTGAGTATTACCAAAAGTTTTCCGAGCACCCCCCGGAGTTGGCCCTGGTGCTCGACCCCATGCTGGCCACCGGCGGTTCCGCTTGCGAAGGAATTGAAATGGTTAAACGCTGGGGCGTCCAGCATGTCTCCATGCTGTGTGTCATTGCAGCACCCGAGGGAATCGAAAAGGTTAGGGAGGCCCATCCCGATGTGGATATTTTCGCCTGCGCCATTGACGACCACCTCAATGAAAATGCATACATTGTCCCGGGCCTAGGCGACGCGGGCGACCGCATTTTCAACACACTCAAACGATAA
- the nudC gene encoding NAD(+) diphosphatase: MKFNAAISPRQPIASPVLAFLFLDGQIVVENESGIPRLPPNHPLVADAVYLGKLGDQPCIACRLHAADGLEEPWRLVDIRPLHSILPEELYALVGHASQILTWRENHRFCSKCGATTTPSESERAMVCKACGFMAFPRISPSMIVAVRKGQELLMARGPHFPAGLYSVVAGFLEPGETLEQCVAREVREETGIEIKNIHYAASQPWPFPHSIMIGFTADYAGGEIKIDPDEIEDAGWYTPETMPDIPSHSTIARWLIDGFLATSQQASRATKSGSANR, encoded by the coding sequence CCCCCCGTCAACCCATCGCTTCGCCCGTGCTGGCCTTCCTTTTCCTGGATGGCCAAATCGTGGTGGAAAACGAAAGCGGCATTCCGCGGCTACCTCCGAACCACCCCTTGGTGGCGGATGCGGTCTATCTGGGGAAACTTGGCGACCAGCCCTGCATTGCCTGCCGCCTGCATGCGGCAGACGGACTGGAAGAGCCCTGGAGATTGGTCGATATCCGTCCGCTCCACAGCATCCTGCCCGAAGAGCTCTACGCGCTGGTCGGCCACGCATCCCAGATCCTGACCTGGCGGGAAAACCACCGCTTCTGTTCCAAGTGCGGCGCAACAACAACCCCCTCCGAATCCGAACGCGCCATGGTTTGCAAGGCGTGCGGCTTCATGGCTTTCCCGCGCATATCGCCCAGCATGATCGTGGCAGTCCGCAAGGGCCAGGAGCTCCTGATGGCCCGTGGCCCGCACTTTCCGGCAGGACTCTACAGCGTGGTGGCCGGTTTCCTGGAACCCGGCGAAACTCTGGAGCAATGCGTGGCCCGCGAAGTCCGCGAAGAGACCGGCATCGAGATCAAGAACATCCACTATGCCGCCAGCCAGCCGTGGCCCTTTCCCCATTCCATCATGATCGGTTTCACCGCCGACTATGCCGGCGGGGAAATCAAGATTGATCCGGACGAGATCGAGGATGCCGGTTGGTATACGCCCGAAACCATGCCGGACATCCCTTCGCACTCCACCATCGCCCGATGGCTGATCGACGGGTTCCTGGCAACGAGCCAGCAGGCATCCCGCGCAACAAAAAGCGGTTCCGCGAACCGGTAG
- a CDS encoding GtrA family protein has product MESIKKILLDKNHAGIQFLKYSMCGGFAFAADVAAFFLVAWFFFPALTEDDLFVRLFHLDIEPVSESVRTINFVICSAFAFMASNLVAYVLNVLFVFKAGKHGRWKELGLFYLVSGISIAIGTGVGALLINAFGLATTYSYIAKAFSATMINYAGRKFFIFHG; this is encoded by the coding sequence ATGGAGAGCATAAAAAAAATCCTGCTTGATAAGAACCATGCCGGCATTCAATTCTTGAAGTATTCCATGTGCGGGGGTTTTGCATTCGCGGCCGATGTTGCGGCCTTCTTCCTGGTGGCGTGGTTCTTCTTTCCGGCGCTGACGGAGGATGATCTTTTCGTGCGGCTTTTCCATCTGGACATCGAGCCTGTTTCGGAAAGCGTCCGCACGATCAACTTCGTGATCTGCAGTGCGTTTGCCTTCATGGCTTCCAATTTAGTTGCCTATGTGCTCAATGTGCTTTTCGTGTTCAAGGCGGGGAAGCACGGACGATGGAAGGAGCTGGGACTTTTCTATCTGGTTTCGGGAATCAGCATTGCCATCGGAACCGGGGTCGGCGCGTTGCTGATCAATGCGTTTGGTCTGGCGACAACCTATTCCTACATCGCGAAGGCATTCTCGGCAACCATGATCAATTATGCAGGCCGAAAGTTTTTCATTTTCCACGGATAG
- the frr gene encoding ribosome recycling factor, giving the protein MDEILLETEDKMDKTVQFLQQELSGLRTGKANPALVDTITVDYYGTPTRLRDIANISTPEPRLIVINPFDPSSLGLIEKAIVAANIGITPMNDGRLIRVPIPELSEERRKDMVKMAGRTTEEQRISVRNIRRDANEQVKGMQKNGDITEDERDSALEEIQKSTNEHIKKMDDMLVAKEKDIMEV; this is encoded by the coding sequence ATCGACGAAATACTTTTGGAAACCGAAGACAAGATGGATAAGACCGTCCAGTTCCTGCAACAGGAACTGAGCGGGTTGCGAACCGGCAAGGCCAACCCGGCCCTGGTGGATACCATTACCGTGGACTACTACGGCACCCCAACCCGCCTGCGCGACATCGCCAACATTTCAACCCCCGAGCCGCGCCTGATCGTGATCAACCCGTTCGATCCGTCTTCGCTCGGTCTGATTGAAAAAGCGATCGTGGCTGCGAACATCGGAATCACCCCGATGAACGATGGCCGCCTGATCCGCGTGCCGATCCCGGAGCTTTCCGAAGAACGCCGCAAGGACATGGTAAAAATGGCCGGGCGCACCACGGAAGAGCAACGCATTTCCGTTCGCAACATTCGCCGCGATGCCAACGAACAGGTCAAAGGCATGCAGAAGAACGGCGACATCACGGAAGACGAACGCGACAGCGCCTTGGAGGAGATCCAGAAATCAACCAACGAGCACATCAAGAAAATGGACGATATGCTCGTGGCCAAAGAAAAAGACATCATGGAAGTCTAA
- a CDS encoding YraN family protein, which yields MTAKTQRSKGRFFFASLRLRGRIKDLLRKPVSEAAHLKSGRWGEQQAARLLKSKGWKIVGERVRVGKHDEIDIIAEDAPALVFVEVKTRKNETYGRPFSAVNTEKKKRLSRAAVAYLKKKKIKPDYIRFDVVEVIGEPDGDAPEIRHIENAFQLNSSYKLWW from the coding sequence ATGACCGCGAAGACGCAAAGAAGCAAAGGAAGATTTTTCTTTGCGTCTTTGCGTCTTCGCGGTCGAATTAAAGATTTGCTGAGGAAACCCGTCAGTGAAGCGGCGCATTTGAAAAGCGGACGATGGGGTGAGCAACAAGCAGCAAGGCTCTTGAAATCCAAGGGGTGGAAAATCGTCGGCGAGCGCGTCCGCGTGGGCAAGCACGATGAGATCGACATTATTGCCGAAGATGCGCCGGCCTTGGTTTTTGTCGAGGTGAAGACCCGGAAAAACGAGACGTATGGCCGACCGTTTTCCGCCGTGAATACGGAAAAGAAAAAACGCCTTTCCCGTGCTGCAGTCGCCTACCTCAAAAAGAAAAAAATCAAACCGGACTATATCCGGTTTGATGTGGTCGAGGTCATCGGCGAGCCGGACGGCGATGCGCCGGAAATCCGGCACATCGAAAACGCCTTCCAGCTCAATTCAAGCTATAAGCTGTGGTGGTAG
- a CDS encoding superoxide dismutase [Ni] produces MRKTAAYLTIMVLLSAVTITMVQAHCQIPCGIYDDQMRIHMMEEHVTTIEKSMKQIEAGQSQNQTVRWVNNKEKHADELTEIVTYYFLAQRIKPDMDHYEENLKVLHQIIVYSMKAKQTTDLANVEKLKGLLHELEHTYFGEKHQH; encoded by the coding sequence ATGAGAAAAACAGCCGCATATCTGACCATTATGGTCTTGCTTTCAGCCGTCACGATCACGATGGTGCAGGCTCACTGCCAGATCCCCTGCGGGATCTACGATGACCAGATGCGCATCCACATGATGGAAGAGCATGTGACCACCATTGAAAAATCAATGAAGCAGATCGAGGCCGGGCAAAGCCAGAACCAAACGGTTCGATGGGTCAACAACAAGGAAAAACATGCCGACGAGCTGACGGAAATCGTGACCTACTATTTCCTCGCCCAGCGCATCAAACCCGACATGGACCACTACGAGGAAAACCTCAAGGTGCTGCATCAGATCATCGTCTATTCCATGAAGGCCAAGCAGACGACCGATCTGGCAAACGTGGAAAAACTAAAGGGACTCCTGCACGAACTCGAGCACACCTACTTCGGCGAAAAACACCAGCACTAA
- a CDS encoding phosphopantothenoylcysteine decarboxylase domain-containing protein codes for MNRKVLILSGPTHEYIDPVRFIGNASSGLMGKALAEQALAQDFMVEFVSGPVAETHLPVPGGNIRIHHVVGANEMLARATELFPTSDAVIFAAAVADYAPAEKRFEKMAKSEDDLILRLCATPDIAKTLCSNKSGNQIAIGFALQTSDGEKHARRKLERKNLDGIVLNTPATLGARNGTFSFLASASASFDAWGTIDKSECAKRIIEWLCRTIRGK; via the coding sequence ATGAACAGAAAAGTCCTCATCTTATCCGGACCGACGCATGAATACATCGATCCGGTGCGATTTATCGGCAACGCCAGCAGCGGACTGATGGGAAAGGCCCTTGCCGAACAAGCGCTTGCCCAGGATTTCATGGTTGAATTCGTTTCCGGCCCGGTTGCCGAAACCCACCTTCCCGTTCCCGGTGGCAACATCAGGATACACCACGTGGTGGGCGCCAACGAAATGCTGGCCCGGGCAACCGAGCTTTTCCCGACCTCCGATGCCGTCATTTTCGCGGCCGCGGTGGCCGACTATGCCCCGGCGGAAAAACGGTTTGAAAAAATGGCGAAGTCGGAGGACGACCTCATCCTTAGACTCTGCGCAACACCGGACATTGCGAAAACCCTGTGTTCCAACAAAAGCGGAAACCAGATTGCCATCGGGTTCGCCTTGCAGACTTCGGATGGCGAGAAGCATGCACGCCGCAAACTCGAACGCAAGAACCTCGACGGGATCGTCCTCAACACACCGGCCACGCTTGGCGCAAGGAACGGCACCTTTAGTTTCCTGGCCAGCGCTTCCGCGTCGTTCGATGCATGGGGCACCATCGACAAATCCGAGTGCGCCAAACGAATCATCGAATGGCTATGCCGCACTATCCGTGGAAAATGA